The Streptomyces sp. NBC_01255 genome window below encodes:
- a CDS encoding DUF1772 domain-containing protein, which translates to MNIRVIQGLALLATGLLTGAFAYGAANLVPTFNAVPLDMRLSFHAELMKMNGITVQAAMAVSTLSSLALALLTRGRARLIAGAAALLTLASFLITRLGNVPINGRIKEWALTAAPADHAEILRRWELFNNLRTLTALTAFVLLIVLCLWQPTATARNRA; encoded by the coding sequence ATGAACATCCGCGTGATCCAGGGACTCGCCCTGCTCGCCACCGGCCTCCTCACGGGCGCCTTCGCATACGGCGCGGCCAACCTGGTCCCCACCTTCAACGCCGTACCGCTCGACATGCGGCTCTCGTTCCACGCCGAGCTGATGAAGATGAACGGCATCACCGTGCAGGCGGCCATGGCGGTGTCGACGCTGAGCTCCCTGGCACTCGCTCTCCTCACGCGCGGCCGCGCGCGGCTGATCGCGGGTGCGGCGGCGCTGCTGACGCTGGCGTCCTTCCTGATCACGCGGCTCGGCAACGTGCCGATCAACGGCCGCATCAAGGAGTGGGCGCTCACCGCGGCCCCCGCCGATCACGCGGAGATCCTGCGGCGCTGGGAGCTGTTCAACAACCTGCGCACGCTCACGGCACTCACCGCGTTCGTCCTGCTGATCGTCCTCTGCCTGTGGCAGCCGACGGCTACGGCCCGGAACCGGGCCTAG
- a CDS encoding carbohydrate kinase family protein, which translates to MSFLVIGECVADIVRAPAGSGAADRVHPGGSPANVAYGLARLGRDVTLLTQLADDPSGRLIEAHLKGAGVRIALGGAPARTPSAVVGLDDRGQATYTFDIAWTLEAGEPADASPTHVHIGSIAAVTAPGADTVLAETERLRDRATVSYDPNVRPELMGERGEAVARVERCVALSDLVKASDEDLEWLYPGEDPHAVAARWLALGPAVVLVTRGADGSLALTRRDTVAVGAPPVSVVDTVGAGDSFMSAVLDTLAGQDRAALGALSAEELTGLLARAGAAAAVTVSRAGAQPPDRAELDAAREVFALRSGRAS; encoded by the coding sequence ATGTCCTTCCTGGTGATCGGCGAGTGCGTCGCCGACATCGTCCGCGCCCCCGCCGGGTCCGGCGCCGCCGACCGCGTCCACCCGGGCGGCAGCCCCGCCAACGTCGCCTACGGCCTCGCTCGCCTCGGCCGGGACGTCACCCTGCTCACCCAGCTCGCCGACGACCCCTCCGGACGGCTGATCGAGGCCCACCTGAAGGGCGCGGGGGTGCGGATCGCCCTCGGCGGCGCCCCCGCGCGCACCCCGTCGGCCGTCGTCGGCCTCGACGACCGGGGACAGGCCACGTACACCTTCGACATCGCCTGGACCCTGGAGGCCGGGGAACCGGCCGACGCGTCGCCCACCCATGTGCACATCGGCTCGATCGCCGCCGTCACTGCCCCCGGCGCGGACACCGTGCTCGCCGAGACCGAGCGGCTCCGCGACCGGGCCACGGTCAGTTACGACCCCAACGTCCGCCCGGAGTTGATGGGGGAGCGCGGCGAGGCCGTCGCCCGGGTCGAGCGCTGCGTCGCCCTGAGCGACCTCGTCAAGGCGAGCGACGAGGACCTGGAATGGCTCTATCCCGGCGAGGACCCGCACGCGGTCGCGGCCCGTTGGCTGGCCCTCGGCCCGGCCGTCGTCCTCGTCACCCGGGGCGCGGACGGCTCGCTCGCCCTCACCCGGCGCGACACCGTCGCCGTCGGCGCGCCGCCGGTCTCCGTCGTCGACACCGTAGGCGCGGGCGACTCCTTCATGTCCGCCGTCCTCGACACCCTCGCCGGTCAGGACAGGGCGGCGCTCGGCGCGCTCTCTGCGGAGGAGCTCACCGGACTGCTCGCCCGGGCCGGCGCGGCCGCGGCCGTCACCGTCTCCCGGGCCGGCGCCCAGCCGCCCGACCGGGCTGAACTGGACGCCGCGCGCGAGGTGTTCGCGCTCAGATCCGGGCGTGCGTCGTGA
- a CDS encoding GNAT family N-acetyltransferase encodes MPVSPTPTPTATTAPPAPLTTDRLLLRAVRRGDLAAVSRLWTDPQVRLHLGGPVTEPVIRIRQRRIVGAPGFHAVIRVEDDVLLGLVTVEPGARNGETEVSYQFLPEHWGRGYAREAVGAVVARVLEGTPSVVAVTQEANDRSRRLLEAVGLEHAESFVEWDARQVLYRRVVP; translated from the coding sequence ATGCCCGTCTCCCCGACCCCGACCCCGACCGCCACCACGGCGCCCCCCGCACCCCTCACCACCGACCGGCTGCTCCTCCGGGCCGTTCGCCGCGGTGACCTCGCGGCCGTGTCCCGGCTGTGGACCGACCCCCAGGTGCGGCTCCATCTCGGCGGCCCCGTCACCGAGCCCGTCATCCGTATCCGGCAGCGGCGGATCGTCGGGGCGCCCGGTTTCCATGCCGTGATCCGGGTCGAGGACGACGTCCTGCTGGGCCTCGTCACCGTGGAGCCGGGTGCGCGGAACGGGGAGACGGAGGTGTCGTACCAGTTCCTGCCCGAGCACTGGGGGCGGGGCTACGCCCGGGAGGCCGTCGGCGCGGTCGTCGCGCGGGTCCTGGAAGGCACGCCGAGCGTCGTCGCGGTCACCCAGGAGGCCAACGACCGCTCGCGCCGCCTCCTGGAGGCCGTCGGCCTTGAGCACGCCGAGTCCTTCGTGGAATGGGACGCCCGCCAGGTCCTGTACCGGAGGGTCGTCCCTTAG
- a CDS encoding NADPH-dependent F420 reductase codes for MRIGILGTGNVGRALAAAWSRAGHDVVLGSRRPGDEELLTGLKELLQVGLRVDDPAGTAAHAEVLVNATPGTASVALLESIGAPALAGKVLLDVAVGFLEDESLSHQVVSLGEEIQRAFPDTRVVKTLCTIDREVMVAPDSLVGPSTVFLSGEDAEAKRVVGGLLADLGWPAESLLDLGGIVTARGQEHFALLFVGIALATGDFRFNIRFVPPVTDGANTGAA; via the coding sequence ATGCGCATCGGAATTCTCGGAACAGGCAATGTAGGACGGGCACTCGCCGCAGCGTGGTCGCGGGCAGGCCATGACGTCGTCCTCGGGTCACGGCGGCCCGGCGACGAAGAGCTCCTGACGGGGCTCAAGGAACTCCTCCAGGTGGGGTTACGGGTCGACGACCCCGCCGGGACCGCCGCGCACGCGGAGGTCCTCGTGAACGCGACCCCGGGCACAGCCTCCGTGGCTCTGCTCGAATCGATCGGGGCCCCGGCGCTCGCCGGGAAGGTCCTCCTCGACGTCGCGGTCGGCTTCCTGGAGGACGAGTCGCTCTCGCACCAGGTCGTCAGTCTCGGCGAGGAGATCCAGCGGGCGTTCCCGGACACCCGCGTGGTGAAGACCCTCTGCACGATCGACCGCGAGGTGATGGTCGCACCGGACTCCCTGGTGGGCCCGAGCACCGTCTTCCTCTCCGGCGAGGACGCCGAGGCCAAGCGCGTCGTGGGCGGCCTCCTGGCCGATCTCGGCTGGCCCGCCGAGTCGCTGCTCGACCTGGGCGGCATCGTCACCGCCCGGGGACAGGAGCACTTCGCCCTGCTGTTCGTGGGGATCGCCCTGGCGACGGGCGACTTCAGGTTCAACATCCGGTTCGTGCCGCCCGTCACGGACGGAGCGAACACCGGGGCCGCGTGA
- a CDS encoding VOC family protein, with protein sequence MPDLFGINHLTLSTSDLDRLVTYYTELLGAALAFERAATPSDPRIAVIDVGGDDHLMIVETATAPTTDLDPLNKAGWGLRVGTYAQLCEVREQILGAGWPVGQIETLPTQWTMTARDPDGRPVDVRAHRPRTASPSRTPG encoded by the coding sequence ATGCCAGATCTCTTCGGTATCAACCATCTAACTCTTTCCACGAGCGACCTCGACCGGCTCGTGACGTACTACACGGAGTTGCTCGGAGCGGCGCTCGCATTCGAGCGCGCTGCAACCCCTTCTGATCCTCGGATCGCAGTCATCGATGTCGGTGGGGACGACCACCTAATGATCGTCGAAACCGCTACCGCCCCCACCACTGATCTCGATCCCCTCAACAAGGCCGGATGGGGGCTGCGCGTGGGAACATACGCGCAGCTGTGTGAGGTTCGCGAACAAATCCTGGGCGCCGGGTGGCCGGTCGGACAGATCGAGACACTGCCCACGCAGTGGACGATGACAGCTCGCGATCCCGATGGACGCCCTGTGGACGTTCGAGCCCATCGCCCACGCACCGCATCGCCGTCACGAACCCCTGGCTAA
- a CDS encoding YdeI/OmpD-associated family protein → METVETVEGLAVIAFDDGKELEAWLEKHHGDTPGIWLLLAKKGTDLPSPTADEILDGTLMYGWITGKRITRDERTYLQKITPRRKRSLWSQVNVRQVEALTAAGRMREPGLAEVRAARADGRWEAAYPSQKDATVPDDLAAALAADPRASEAFEALGKTDRYLVILSLWQARTAKTRAARLARAIAALAEGGAP, encoded by the coding sequence GTGGAGACGGTCGAAACGGTCGAGGGGCTCGCAGTGATCGCGTTCGACGACGGGAAGGAGCTGGAGGCCTGGTTGGAAAAGCACCACGGGGACACCCCGGGCATCTGGCTGCTGCTCGCCAAGAAGGGCACGGACCTCCCCTCACCGACGGCGGACGAGATCCTCGACGGCACGCTCATGTACGGCTGGATCACCGGCAAGCGCATCACGCGCGACGAGCGCACGTACCTGCAGAAGATCACCCCGCGCCGGAAGCGCAGTCTCTGGTCCCAGGTCAACGTACGCCAGGTCGAAGCGCTCACCGCCGCCGGCCGGATGCGCGAGCCGGGCCTCGCGGAGGTGCGGGCGGCGCGGGCGGACGGGCGGTGGGAGGCCGCGTACCCCTCCCAGAAGGACGCGACCGTCCCGGACGACCTGGCGGCAGCGCTGGCGGCGGACCCACGGGCCTCGGAAGCCTTCGAGGCCCTGGGGAAGACGGACCGCTACCTGGTGATCCTGAGCCTGTGGCAGGCGCGTACGGCGAAGACGAGGGCGGCCCGCCTGGCACGGGCGATCGCGGCGCTCGCGGAGGGCGGCGCTCCTTAA
- a CDS encoding ATP-binding protein, with translation MNWHIHDYRESDLAAVVHLIDTTAALGQESVFSLAECIGALTSRQPAVVAVHQGAPIGAALACVSGERAWVMRIAISSVWRGRGLASALLVELERRLVAARVGRIAYVLPEEELLGEGLLNAGYTRQPAVAYFEKVEPLHGPAAGLLDDLGGRLLPGDLWAKVAGMEREKDLIERRVVLPLAEPERATRHGVRPPRAVCLFGPPGTGKTTFARGIASRLGWPFVEILPSRLADEGNLAAALRSAFARIAELERVLVFIDEVEEIAPVRSEPAQPGGMHGVTNELLKLIPGFRERDERLLVCATNSIRSLDPAFLRPGRFDYLIPIGTPDKVARAAIWARYTDGRTDVDIDELVLASDLFTPADIEHAARIAAQASFERDLVAVGGRGADGPAPGASTADYLEAIGQCRPTVTPAMVEQFASDITTHARI, from the coding sequence GTGAACTGGCACATCCACGACTATCGCGAGAGCGATCTCGCGGCCGTCGTCCATCTGATCGACACCACGGCCGCGCTCGGGCAGGAGTCCGTGTTCTCGCTCGCCGAGTGCATCGGGGCCCTCACCTCGCGGCAGCCGGCCGTGGTCGCCGTCCACCAGGGCGCGCCCATCGGCGCCGCGCTCGCCTGCGTCTCCGGCGAGCGTGCCTGGGTGATGCGGATCGCGATCTCCTCGGTGTGGCGTGGCCGCGGCCTGGCCAGCGCCCTGCTCGTGGAGCTGGAGCGGCGGCTGGTGGCGGCCCGCGTCGGGCGGATCGCGTACGTACTGCCGGAGGAGGAGCTCCTCGGCGAGGGTCTCCTCAACGCCGGGTACACCCGGCAGCCGGCCGTCGCGTACTTCGAGAAGGTGGAGCCGCTGCACGGGCCCGCCGCCGGGCTCCTCGACGACCTCGGCGGGCGGCTGCTCCCGGGTGACCTGTGGGCGAAGGTCGCCGGGATGGAGCGGGAGAAGGACCTCATCGAGCGCCGGGTCGTCCTGCCGCTCGCCGAGCCGGAACGGGCCACCCGGCACGGGGTGCGGCCGCCGCGCGCGGTCTGCCTCTTCGGTCCGCCCGGCACCGGGAAGACGACGTTCGCGCGGGGCATCGCCTCCCGGCTTGGCTGGCCGTTCGTGGAGATCCTGCCGTCCCGCCTCGCCGACGAGGGGAACCTCGCCGCCGCCCTGCGGTCCGCGTTCGCGCGGATCGCCGAGCTGGAGCGGGTCCTCGTCTTCATCGACGAGGTCGAGGAGATCGCCCCGGTCCGCTCGGAGCCCGCGCAGCCGGGCGGCATGCACGGCGTCACCAACGAACTCCTCAAGCTGATACCGGGCTTCCGGGAGCGGGACGAGCGGCTGCTCGTCTGCGCCACCAACTCGATCCGCTCCCTCGACCCGGCGTTCCTGCGCCCGGGCCGCTTCGACTACCTCATCCCGATCGGTACGCCGGACAAGGTGGCGCGGGCGGCGATCTGGGCCCGCTACACGGACGGCCGGACGGACGTCGACATCGACGAACTGGTCCTGGCGAGCGACCTGTTCACCCCCGCCGACATCGAGCACGCGGCCCGGATCGCCGCCCAGGCCTCCTTCGAGCGGGACCTGGTGGCGGTCGGCGGCCGGGGCGCAGACGGTCCCGCGCCCGGGGCGAGCACGGCGGACTATCTGGAGGCCATCGGGCAGTGCCGCCCGACGGTCACCCCCGCGATGGTCGAGCAGTTCGCCTCGGACATCACGACGCACGCCCGGATCTGA
- a CDS encoding MFS transporter, with the protein MTTDVQKLPTGFGRLWTAQTVSSLGDGVSHAALPLLALTLTRDPMALAVVTAAGTLPWLLFGVLGGALVDRWDRRRTMWVTDAVRAVLLAIPAAAAALDVLSIPLLAAVAFALGLGGLFFDTAATAYLPDLLGRDPALLERANSRLRGAQTAMSGFAGPPAGSALLALGRAVPLLADAVSFTLSALLVRTLPALPRPVPEVRESLLRQARAGASYVFRDRLLLGLALRPAVGNVAFLAVETVLALFAHDRLGIGTFGFGLLLTAEATGGLLGAAIASYLGRRLGTGTALTCTAAVEGLAILGLAAAPNPYVAGLALAVCGAGMGATMVLAPSLRQTIVPAHLMGRVASTSRMLAMCAAPIGAFLGGWLATTYDIRTPLYAAAALLLTMTAITASMTSNRRVEAALRAAAPCVHDRPEASASRRGDAHTEA; encoded by the coding sequence GTGACCACAGACGTTCAGAAGTTGCCGACCGGGTTCGGACGGCTGTGGACCGCGCAGACGGTGTCCTCGCTCGGTGACGGGGTGTCGCATGCCGCGCTGCCGCTGCTCGCGTTGACGTTGACGCGGGATCCGATGGCGCTCGCCGTCGTCACGGCCGCCGGGACGCTGCCGTGGCTGCTCTTCGGGGTGCTCGGCGGTGCGCTGGTGGACCGCTGGGACCGCCGGCGCACGATGTGGGTCACGGACGCGGTGCGTGCGGTGCTGCTCGCGATACCGGCGGCAGCGGCCGCGCTCGACGTGCTGAGCATTCCGCTGCTCGCGGCCGTCGCCTTCGCGCTCGGCCTCGGCGGACTCTTCTTCGATACGGCCGCCACGGCCTATCTGCCGGACCTGCTCGGCCGCGACCCCGCACTCCTGGAGCGCGCCAACTCTCGCTTGCGCGGCGCCCAGACCGCCATGTCCGGCTTCGCGGGGCCGCCTGCGGGCAGTGCGCTGCTCGCGCTCGGGCGGGCGGTTCCGCTGCTCGCCGACGCGGTGTCCTTCACGCTCTCCGCGCTGCTCGTGCGTACGCTGCCCGCCCTGCCCCGGCCCGTGCCGGAGGTCCGCGAGTCGCTGCTTCGGCAGGCGCGGGCCGGGGCCTCGTACGTCTTCCGGGACCGGTTGCTGCTCGGGCTCGCGCTCCGCCCGGCGGTCGGGAACGTCGCCTTCCTCGCCGTGGAGACCGTCCTCGCCCTCTTCGCGCACGACCGCCTCGGCATCGGCACCTTCGGCTTCGGCCTGCTCCTCACGGCGGAAGCCACCGGCGGTCTGCTCGGGGCCGCCATCGCCTCCTACCTTGGCCGACGACTCGGCACCGGCACCGCACTGACCTGCACGGCCGCGGTCGAAGGGCTTGCCATCCTGGGCCTTGCCGCTGCCCCGAACCCGTACGTGGCCGGGCTGGCGCTCGCCGTCTGCGGGGCCGGCATGGGCGCCACGATGGTGCTCGCGCCCTCCCTCCGGCAGACGATCGTCCCGGCCCACCTCATGGGCCGGGTCGCCTCCACCTCCCGCATGCTGGCCATGTGCGCCGCCCCCATCGGGGCCTTCCTCGGCGGCTGGCTGGCCACCACCTACGACATCCGCACCCCGCTCTACGCCGCCGCCGCCCTCCTCCTGACGATGACGGCCATCACGGCATCCATGACCAGCAACCGCCGGGTCGAAGCGGCGCTGCGTGCCGCCGCCCCGTGCGTCCACGACCGACCTGAGGCATCCGCTTCCCGACGCGGTGACGCTCACACAGAGGCCTAG
- a CDS encoding LacI family DNA-binding transcriptional regulator, whose translation MAANSARNVTMSDVARRAGVSRTAVSSVLNDRPGAAIPDETRRRIQAAIDELGYRVEAGHERIGFINLDPDIPAALGLREGYERALREAGHPLDPSLIVFGHATADGG comes from the coding sequence GTGGCAGCGAACAGCGCCCGCAACGTCACCATGAGCGATGTGGCCCGACGGGCGGGGGTCTCGCGCACGGCCGTCTCCTCCGTGCTGAACGACCGCCCCGGAGCCGCCATCCCGGACGAGACCAGGCGTCGAATTCAGGCCGCGATCGACGAGCTCGGCTACCGGGTCGAGGCCGGTCACGAGCGCATCGGCTTCATCAACCTGGACCCGGACATCCCCGCCGCCCTCGGACTGCGCGAGGGGTACGAGCGGGCCCTGCGCGAGGCCGGTCATCCCCTGGACCCGTCGCTGATCGTCTTCGGACACGCGACGGCCGACGGCGGCTGA
- a CDS encoding TauD/TfdA dioxygenase family protein, translated as MSTATATTTATPVTVQKVGGRLGAVISGVRLGGDLTAGTVAEIRAALLAHKVVFFRGQDHLDEEAHEAFGKLLGTPVAHPTVPSADGRYSFPIDSDYGARANQWHTDVTFVPAYPAFSILRAVTIPPYGGNTLWANTATAYAKLPEPLRVLADSLRAVHSNDYDYAALRPGVLPEQLARFREVFASTKYLTEHPVVRVHPETGERTLLLGNFVQRISGLTGADSRALLALFQAHIERPENTVRWQWQVGDVAIWDNRATQHYGVDDSDDHERKLRRVTIDGDVPVGVDGATSVLLAPESVPDPAFGIASGASTTEPVTV; from the coding sequence ATGTCGACCGCTACCGCCACCACTACCGCTACCCCCGTCACCGTCCAGAAGGTCGGCGGCCGCCTCGGCGCCGTCATCTCCGGCGTCCGCCTGGGAGGCGACCTCACCGCCGGGACCGTCGCCGAGATCCGCGCCGCGCTCCTCGCGCACAAGGTCGTCTTCTTCCGCGGCCAGGACCACCTGGACGAGGAGGCCCACGAGGCCTTCGGCAAGCTCCTCGGCACCCCCGTCGCGCACCCCACCGTCCCCTCCGCGGACGGCCGTTACTCCTTCCCCATCGACTCGGACTACGGCGCCCGGGCCAACCAGTGGCACACGGACGTCACCTTCGTGCCGGCGTACCCCGCCTTCTCGATCCTGCGCGCGGTGACCATTCCGCCGTACGGCGGCAACACCCTCTGGGCCAACACCGCGACCGCGTACGCCAAGCTGCCCGAGCCGCTCCGTGTGCTCGCCGACAGTCTGCGTGCCGTGCACTCCAACGACTACGACTACGCGGCCCTGCGCCCGGGCGTCCTGCCCGAGCAGCTCGCGCGCTTCCGTGAGGTCTTCGCCTCGACGAAGTACCTCACCGAGCACCCGGTCGTACGGGTCCACCCGGAGACCGGCGAGCGCACGCTCCTCCTCGGCAACTTCGTGCAGCGGATCAGTGGCCTGACGGGCGCCGACTCCCGCGCCCTGCTCGCGCTCTTCCAGGCGCACATCGAGCGCCCCGAGAACACCGTGCGCTGGCAGTGGCAGGTCGGCGACGTGGCGATCTGGGACAACCGCGCCACCCAGCACTACGGCGTGGACGACTCCGACGACCACGAGCGCAAGCTGCGCCGGGTGACCATCGACGGAGACGTGCCGGTCGGCGTGGACGGTGCGACCTCGGTCCTCCTCGCCCCCGAGTCCGTCCCGGACCCGGCGTTCGGCATCGCCTCCGGCGCGTCGACGACGGAGCCCGTCACCGTGTGA
- a CDS encoding ArsR/SmtB family transcription factor translates to MPTDDLPETFHVTTDEQLRAVSSLTRHRIMAVLRFEPATITQIAERVGLAKGSSSYHVRLLERAGLVKVVRTRKVRGVTERYYAMAARTIELPDPGEGGPDLLMRHAVADLEASPVDERHVRMAHLRLTEEQFAELGARLEALADEYRELSDPSLPDASLVFALFHPASREQAEGGAK, encoded by the coding sequence ATGCCTACCGATGATCTTCCAGAGACGTTTCACGTCACCACGGACGAGCAGCTGCGCGCCGTCTCCAGTCTCACGCGCCACCGGATCATGGCCGTGCTCCGCTTCGAGCCCGCGACGATCACGCAGATCGCCGAGCGGGTGGGCCTTGCGAAGGGGAGTTCCAGCTATCACGTACGGCTGCTGGAGCGGGCCGGCCTCGTGAAGGTGGTACGGACACGGAAGGTGCGGGGTGTCACCGAGCGGTACTACGCGATGGCCGCGCGGACGATCGAGCTGCCGGATCCGGGCGAGGGAGGGCCGGATCTGCTGATGCGCCACGCGGTGGCGGACCTGGAGGCGTCGCCGGTGGATGAGCGGCACGTACGGATGGCGCATCTGCGGCTCACCGAGGAGCAGTTCGCGGAGCTGGGCGCGCGGCTGGAGGCACTGGCGGACGAGTACCGGGAGCTGTCCGATCCGTCGCTGCCGGACGCGTCACTCGTCTTCGCACTGTTCCACCCGGCATCGCGCGAGCAGGCCGAGGGAGGCGCCAAGTGA
- a CDS encoding class I SAM-dependent DNA methyltransferase, which produces MTSSELWTRATADRYDAEEAEASSAAVLGPTLAFLAELAGDGRALEFAIGTGRVGVPLRERGVPVVGIELSEHMAAVLRRKIDEGTLPVVIGDMATTVVPGGFTLVYLVYNTITNLLTQDEQVECFRNAARHLEPGGRFVIELGVPPLRLLPPGQVAVPFDVSQQHLGFDTFDLVEQMLVSHHFTRDGDDGHYRRENSRHRYAWPAELDLMARIAGLELERRVADWDGSPFTQDSAKHVSVWRKPA; this is translated from the coding sequence GTGACGAGCAGTGAACTGTGGACCCGCGCGACCGCCGACCGCTACGACGCCGAGGAAGCCGAAGCGTCCTCGGCTGCCGTTCTCGGACCAACCCTCGCCTTCCTCGCGGAGCTCGCCGGAGACGGCCGGGCGCTGGAGTTCGCCATCGGAACCGGACGGGTGGGAGTCCCGCTCCGGGAACGCGGCGTGCCGGTGGTGGGCATCGAACTGTCCGAGCACATGGCGGCGGTGCTGCGGCGCAAGATCGACGAGGGCACCCTCCCGGTAGTCATCGGGGACATGGCCACCACCGTCGTTCCCGGCGGGTTCACCCTGGTCTACCTCGTCTACAACACCATCACGAACCTGCTCACGCAGGACGAGCAGGTCGAGTGCTTCCGCAACGCCGCACGGCATCTGGAGCCCGGCGGCAGGTTCGTCATCGAGCTGGGTGTGCCGCCGCTGCGGCTCCTGCCGCCCGGCCAGGTCGCGGTGCCGTTCGATGTCTCCCAGCAGCATCTCGGCTTCGACACCTTCGACCTGGTCGAGCAGATGCTCGTCTCGCACCACTTCACCCGCGACGGCGACGACGGCCACTACCGCCGCGAAAACTCCCGGCACCGGTACGCCTGGCCGGCGGAGCTCGACCTGATGGCGCGGATCGCCGGGCTCGAGCTGGAACGTCGTGTTGCGGACTGGGACGGGTCTCCGTTCACCCAGGACTCCGCGAAGCACGTCTCCGTGTGGCGCAAGCCGGCCTGA
- a CDS encoding IS5 family transposase (programmed frameshift) gives MTRGDLTGEQWARLEQLLPPIPKMGRPPRNRRQVFDGIWWRARTGSPWRDIPERCGPWETAYALFRRWQIDGAWARVLKKLQVKADTAGHIEWEVSVESTIYRARRHAAGARKRGLPTQAGRVRTAWRPSRNDHALGRSRGGLTTKIHLAVDASFHVLAAVVTAGQRADAPVFTEVMDRIRVPRIGGGHPRTRPAHVLADHAYSSRKIREYLRRRQIPPTIPEKRDQAGHRRRRGSTGGRPPGFDCERYKARHKVECRIGLLKQARGVATRYEKLAVRYEAPSSNSP, from the exons ATGACTCGTGGCGATCTGACGGGCGAACAGTGGGCGCGACTGGAACAGCTGTTGCCGCCGATTCCGAAGATGGGCCGGCCTCCACGGAATCGGCGGCAGGTCTTCGACGGGATCTGGTGGCGTGCTCGCACTGGCTCGCCCTGGCGAGACATACCTGAGCGGTGCGGTCCGTGGGAGACGGCATACGCACTGTTCCGTCGCTGGCAGATCGACGGCGCATGGGCCAGAGTCTTGAAGAAGCTGCAGGTCAAGGCCGATACTGCCGGACATATCGAGTGGGAGGTGTCGGTCGAGTCCACGATCTACCGAGCCCGTCGGCACGCCGCCGGGGCTCGAAAAAGGGGGCTGCCGACACAGGCCGGACGAGTCCGGACGGCCTGGCGGCCGAGCCGGA ACGACCACGCACTCGGCCGCTCGCGCGGCGGCCTGACCACCAAGATTCACCTTGCCGTCGACGCCTCCTTTCACGTCCTGGCCGCCGTGGTCACCGCTGGACAGCGGGCCGATGCCCCGGTGTTCACCGAGGTCATGGACCGCATCCGCGTTCCGCGGATCGGCGGCGGACATCCGCGCACCCGACCCGCTCACGTCCTGGCCGACCACGCCTACTCCTCTCGAAAGATCCGCGAGTACCTGCGCCGCCGGCAGATCCCTCCCACCATTCCGGAGAAACGCGACCAGGCCGGACACCGCAGACGCCGAGGTTCGACCGGCGGCCGCCCACCCGGCTTCGACTGTGAGCGATACAAGGCCAGACACAAAGTCGAGTGCCGGATAGGGCTCCTCAAGCAGGCGCGAGGCGTCGCGACACGCTACGAGAAACTCGCCGTCCGCTACGAAGCCCCATCATCCAACTCACCTTGA
- a CDS encoding cupin domain-containing protein produces MAGIVQKSFDSADETRPFEDGKGRLDLINAERGAVGRAVFEPGWQWSQHVKPIAGTDSCQASHVGYIVSGRMKVVMDDGESVEFGAGDFMQVTPGHDAWVLGDEPCVALDWVGFADYAQPSGS; encoded by the coding sequence ATGGCCGGCATCGTGCAGAAGAGCTTCGATTCAGCGGACGAGACCCGTCCCTTCGAGGACGGCAAGGGCAGGCTCGACCTGATCAACGCCGAGCGCGGAGCGGTCGGCCGCGCCGTGTTCGAGCCGGGTTGGCAGTGGTCCCAGCACGTGAAGCCGATCGCCGGCACCGACAGCTGTCAGGCGTCGCACGTCGGATACATCGTCAGTGGCCGGATGAAGGTCGTCATGGACGACGGCGAGTCGGTGGAGTTCGGCGCCGGCGACTTCATGCAGGTCACGCCCGGGCACGACGCCTGGGTCCTCGGCGACGAACCCTGCGTGGCCCTCGACTGGGTCGGCTTCGCCGACTACGCCCAGCCGTCCGGCTCCTGA
- a CDS encoding SPW repeat protein produces MLQTRGVAAVEELVILAGIYAAISAWTVHFSAARPELAISNLVVGITIAALGLCMSMAPERSQDLNFVVLLLGAWLIIAPWVVSSNPDTGVILSNVITGACVCLFALTAGGLLMTKRRT; encoded by the coding sequence ATGCTCCAGACCCGAGGTGTCGCGGCGGTCGAGGAACTCGTGATCCTCGCCGGAATCTACGCCGCGATCTCCGCGTGGACGGTTCACTTCTCCGCCGCCCGACCGGAGCTCGCCATCAGCAATCTGGTCGTCGGCATCACGATCGCGGCCCTGGGCCTGTGCATGTCGATGGCCCCCGAGCGGTCGCAGGACCTGAACTTCGTCGTCCTGCTCCTGGGCGCGTGGCTGATCATCGCCCCGTGGGTGGTCTCGTCGAACCCTGACACCGGCGTGATCCTGAGCAACGTGATCACCGGCGCGTGCGTCTGCCTGTTCGCCCTCACGGCCGGCGGTCTGCTCATGACCAAGAGAAGGACGTGA